From the Glandiceps talaboti chromosome 12, keGlaTala1.1, whole genome shotgun sequence genome, one window contains:
- the LOC144442987 gene encoding glutamate receptor 4-like, whose product MERVSFAVLWMIVHLYLAHGEIVNIGILSSSISGSNTPVGTALEYVNNLPFMSSSNHEMKLITKQVTEGRLLPALGEVCQMVSDSRVVNVISTDVCGDCEDFADFASGVVSPVTNLDMYTGKSGAAFQLFPSPSDLGKLYQDTLKELKWTNFAVIYDTAAAHAVVEYLVNVQLLNKWNIQVYRVSDFNAEEILGAVKSREIHNVLVFTESDDKALDILTQKWIIGNLGLQLPLTITNKITSHGAYLVTFSMARATNLPPNSEDWTFKENLAYDAILATSFALKAYLDDGNSLPGNTAISPCQPIGQIVQDADLAEYMGKVNFDGLTGIVSFDDNKQRSGYTINVHIGQHVSTNAVTGAWSPKSGFKMQESSSPAYRYGTNDTLVITTITSLNFLEYNETSENGETLNGNDRFTGYIPDMVEMLSERMHLKYELRLVADDKYGTQDPVTGEWTGMIGELINQKADLAAAPLSVTAKRETVVDFTKPYWDGNINILVKKPAPRPSYNLFSFFKPLTASVWIMIIVALICVSLVVFGINRFDPYELRALADRGEVHGSDLEGNYFTRYLNCLWFLLSTFMLQSFDRSPRSMAARCMSTFWFAFVIITLITYLTSLGSFMTNAPGSVSNRPIKSLADLADQRDVVFGLVEGGSTMQFFKESKNALYQKVWQNIVDNTERGIKPMVNSVKDGIQRARDGGNYAFISESAVSDYVLSRPPCDMMSVRENIMSPSYALATGSGSPLREQINIAMMQMEMDGQFNELYDKYFSGPCTNKKGRRREKEGMDMDMAIGLENMGGIFLLLLIGIIVSIIIAVVEYFYAKKCRGRKGKYNAEEKEDAEENIRMNREKEGDANA is encoded by the exons ATGGAACGGGTTTCGTTTGCTGTGTTGTGGATGatagtacatttgtaccttGCACATGGAGAAATTGTTAACATAG GCATTTTGTCCAGCTCTATTAGTGGAAGCAATACACCAGTTGGCACTGCTTTGGAATATGTGAACAATCTACCCTTTATGTCATCCAGCAATCATGAAATGAAACTGATCACAAAACAAGTAACAGAGGGCCGCTTGTTACCAGCCTTGGGAGAGG TTTGTCAAATGGTCTCCGATTCCAGGGTGGTAAATGTGATATCTACAGATGTATGTGGGGATTGTGAGGATTTCGCCGACTTTGCTAGTGGTGTCGTATCGCCAGTCACCAATCTTGATATGTACACAGGCAAATCTGGTGCTGCTTTCCAATTGTTCCCTTCACCTTCTGATCTTGGCAAATTGTATCAAGACACTCTTAAGGAATTAAAGTGGACGAATTTTGCTGTGATTTACGACACTGCTGCAG CGCATGCCGTGGTTGAGTACCTGGTAAATGTCCAATTGTTAAATAAATGGAATATTCAAGTCTATCGAGTATCTGATTTTAATGCTGAAGAAATTTTAGGAGCCGTAAAATCCAGAGAAATACATAATGTGCTGGTTTTTACTGAATCCGATGACAAAGCTCTGGATATACTTACACAG AAATGGATTATTGGTAACCTG GGTTTACAGTTGCCCCTTACAATCACTAACAAGATCACATCCCACGGTGCCTATCTAGTCACATTCAGCATGGCAAGAGCTACTAACCTTCCACCAAATTCCGAAGACTGGACTTTTAAGGAAAACCTTGCCTACGACGCTATCCTGGCCACTAGCTTTGCCCTCAAGGCGTATTTGGATGATGGAAATTCTCTACCTGGCAACACCGCCATATCACCATGCCAACCAATCGGTCAAATTGTACAGGATGCAGATTTGGCGGAATACATGGGGAAG GTCAACTTTGATGGACTAACAGGCATCGTATCATTTGATGATAATAAACAGAGGAGTGGCTACACCATCAACGTGCATATTGGTCAACATGTATCAACAAACGCAGTG ACGGGTGCATGGTCCCCTAAATCTGGATTCAAAATGCAAGAATCAAGCTCACCGGCATACCGTTATGGCACCAATGACACATTGGTTATTACAACAATAACT TCTCTTAATTTCCTGGAGTACAACGAAACATCCGAAAATGGTGAAACTCTAAACGGTAATGATAGATTCACTGGTTACATCCCCGACATGGTGGAAATGTTGAGTGAACGGATGCATTTAAAATACGAGTTACGACTAGTTGCTGATGACAAGTATGGCACTCAAGACCCCGTGACTGGTGAATGGACTGGAATGATTGGTGAACTTATTAATCAG AAAGCAGACTTGGCTGCAGCTCCACTCAGTGTAACAGCTAAACGAGAAACGGTAGTCGATTTCACCAAGCCATATTGGGATGGAAACATTAATATTTTGGTGAAGAAACCCGCACCTCGTCCATCatacaatttgttttctttcttcaaaCCGTTAACAGCAAGTGTCTGGATAATGATAATAGTGGCGTTGATTTGCGTATCCCTTGTGGTGTTCGGAATCAATCGATTTGATCCTTATGAACTTCGTGCATTGGCTGACAGAGGTGAGGTCCATGGCAGTGACCTTGAAGGCAACTATTTCACTAGGTACCTTAACTGCCTCTGGTTTCTACTGTCCACTTTTATGTTACAGAGCTTCGATCGATCTCCACGTTCAATGGCAGCACGGTGTATGTCTACATTCTGGTTTGCCTTCGTTATCATCACCCTCATCACCTACTTGACGTCCTTGGGGTCGTTCATGACAAATGCACCTGGGTCTGTATCCAACCGCCCAATCAAATCATTGGCAGACTTAGCGGATCAAAGGGATGTTGTTTTTGGTTTAGTGGAAGGTGGTTCAACCATGCAATTCTTCAAAGAGTCCAAAAACGCTCTTTATCAAAAGGTATGGCAAAACATCGTAGACAATACAGAAAGGGGTATCAAACCAATGGTCAATAGTGTTAAGGACGGCATTCAGCGCGCACGTGATGGCGGTAATTACGCCTTTATCTCTGAGTCAGCGGTTTCCGATTACGTTCTGAGTAGACCACCTTGCGATATGATGTCTGTAAGAGAGAATATAATGTCTCCAAGTTACGCTCTTGCCACTGGTTCCGGATCTCCACTACGAGAACAAATCAACATAGCCATGATGCAGATGGAAATGGACGGACAGTTCAACGAACTGTATGACAAATACTTCTCTGGCCCCTGCACTAACAAGAAAGGTCGTCGCCGGGAGAAGGAAGGCATGGACATGGATATGGCAATTGGATTGGAGAACATGGGTGGTATATTCCTATTGCTGCTTATTGGTATCATAGTCAGTATCATCATAGCTGTAGTGGAGTACTTCTATGCAAAGAAGTGTAGAGGCAGAAAAGGAAAG TATAACGCTGAGGAGAAGGAAGATGCTGAAGAAAATATCCGAATGAACAGAGAGAAAGAGGGAGACGCAAATGCTTGA